CCTGACGAAACGCTTCTCGAGGAAGGGCAGGATCTTGCCTGGCTGGCCGCCGTCGCCCGCATGGATCAGCGCGATGATGAAACCCGAGAGCACGAAGAAGAATTCGACGCCGGCGTGCCCGAAGGAGAACAGCCCGCCGAACAGCTTTTCGGCCCACAGGCGGGGCGTGTCGTAATAATATTTGTCGACGTGGTAGAGTACCACCAGCGTCGCGGCGACACCGCGCAACGCCTCCACATTCAGAAGCTTCTGTTTCGCCATCGCCGGACCCTACCCCCGGCGGCAAGGGGCGCGCCGCCAAACGCCAACGCGCGACCGCCAGGCGCAGATCGGACCTTTCCTAGCCCGGTCAAAGCGCCTAGTTTGCCGCAATGCAGCAACATTGACGTATGAGGCGTTGTGAATCAACTCTTGTCGGTGATCATCCCGCACTACAACGACGTCGACAACCTCGTTCGCTGCATCGCCATGCTGCAGCGGCAAAGCGTTGGGACAGACCGTTTCGAGATCGTCGTCGCGGACAACAATTCGCCGATCGGCATCGGGGCCGTCCGGTTCGCCGTGGGGGATAGTGCGCGCGTGATCGAAGCTCCCGAACAGGGCGCGGGCCCGGCGCGCAATGCCGCAGTAGCGGCATCCAGAGGCGAGATCCTTGCCTTCATCGATTCCGATTGCCGGCCGCAGCCCGACTGGCTCGAACGGGGCATCGCGGCACTCACCAACGCCGACGTGGTCGGCGGACGCGTCGATATCGTCGCGGCCGATCCGGCCCGCCCCAACCCCATCGAAGCGTTCGAGAAAGCAACCGCCTTTCCGATCCGCGACTATGTGGAACGCAAATCCTTCGCGGTCACCGCCAACCTGTTCGTCACCCGCGCGGTGTTCGACAAGGTCGGCACCTTCCGCTCGACGGTGGCCGAGGACATGGACTGGTGCCGCCGCGCGGTCGCGCTCGGCTATCGCCTGGTCTATGCCGACGACGTCGCGATGGCGCATCCGGCGCGCGCGACCTGGGCCGAATTGTCCCGCAAGTGGCGGCGGACGACCGCCGAAACCTTCGCGCTGACGATGGAACGGCCCGGCGGCCGCGGCCGTTGGATCGCGCAATGCGTGCTGGTGCTCGTCTCGATCGCGCCGCACGGCGCGAAGTTGCTGGTCACGCCCAAGCTCGCGGGTGCCGGAGCCCGCGCCGGCGCGGTCGCGACGTTGGCACGCATTCGCTGGTTCCGCTTCACCCAGGGCCTCGCCCTGCTCGCCGGCCGGAACTGATCGCAGATCGCCCCGGCGAAAGCCGGGGACCGAGCAGCCTCAGCCGCGGCAGTCCTTCAGCACGCCGCTCTCGACGATCCGCTTCACCGTCGCACGCGCCAGCAGATCCGCGCCGAGCGGCGTCAGGTGGCGAGCACCATTCTTGAAGAAAAGCTGCGCCGCCGGATCGCGCGCCGCCGCCCGGAACTGGGGGATCGCGCTCACCGCCGGCAGGTCGCGTTTCACATCGGCGGGCATGAGATCGTAGGAAGAGCTGAAGACGCGGTCGGGGGTACGGTTGGGAATATCGACGACGATCGTCGCCGCGCCGTCCTTCGCCGCTTCCGCTCGCGCCGCGCGCAACAGCGCGGCGGCGAGATCGACCTGCGCCTGGTTGATCACATAGGTGTTCTGTTCCACCTCGTTTTCGGCCGGCCCCGCCTCGCGCTTGGCGAAGAAGGCGGTCAGCTGCTTCACCCGCCAGCCGATCTGCTCGCGCGCGAAATTGTAGAGATGGCTGTGGTCCGCGAGCAGTCGGTAGGGCGCGAACTTCATCAGCTTGTCCTGCGCCGCGACCGCAGGAAGATAGGTGTCGGCGCCCTTCACCAGCCTGTCGCCCTCCAGCTTGAAGAGCCCGGCGCGGCTGTTGTCGTCATAGTCGGTGACCTGCCACTGCATCAGCACCAGATCGGGGTCGAAACCGCGCACCTTCGCCTGATAGGTGCGCAGATGCTCCGCCGTGCCGAAGCCGGAAACCGCGAAGTTGAGCACCTCGGTGCGATAGCCCGCCGCCTTCAGCCCAGCCTCGATCCGCGCCTGCAACGTCTGCGGCAGATCGAGTTCGTAACCGACGAAGTAAGAGTCGCCCATCATCGCGACGCGGCAGGTGCCGGCGGGCTTTGTGGTCGGGAAATTGCGATCGTCGCGCATCCCCTCCGCATTGATGCGATATTCGACGAACACGTCCGGTGTCGAATGCGCATAGACCGCGCCCGGGATGTTGCCGCGCACGCCATAGGGCGTGCCGGTGATGTAGCGCGGCATGATCGCCTGCGGCGCGAAGATCCGAAGGAAGATCTCGCCGACGATCAGCGTCCAAACGCCAAGCCCCACGATCGTCGCGGCGACTCGAAAGAGCATGGCGGGCTTCATGCGGGGCGCGGCCTTCCGGGTCCTAGAAGTCGAAATAGATGAACTCCTGGCCCGCCGGTGCGGTCAGGACGATCACGGAAAAGACCAGCGCGACGACGCCGGTGTAGCGGACGATGAATGGGGACCGTGCATAGGCCTCACGCGGGGTCGCGAAGCGCAGCCCGCATTCGATCAGCATCAGCGGCACGGCATAGAAGGCCCAGCGCGACCACGCGCCGTCAGCGAGATTGTCGAAGCGGAAGATGCCCGCGACGATCGCATTGCCTTCCGCCATCGATTCGGCGCGGAAATAGATCCAGGTAATCACCATCATCGGAATCCATGCCGCCCAGGCGATCAGGTTGGTGACGAGCGCACGCACGCCCCCGGCCTCGTTCGCCGCCTTGACGATGTCGTCGAGCCGCAGCGCGCGATACACCACCTGCACCGCGCCGTGGAGGAAGCCCCAGAACACAAACGTCCAGGCGGCACCGTGCCACAACCCGCCAAGCAACATCGTAACCATCATGTTGCGGTAGGTCTTGAGGTTGCCGGCGCGATTGCCGCCGAGGCTGATGTAGAGATAATCGCGCAGCCACTGCGACAGGCTGATGTGCCAACGCGTCCAGAACTCGCTGGGTGTCCGCGAGAAATAGGGCAGGTTGAAGTTCAGCCACAGCTCGAACCCCATCAGCCGCGCGATGCCGCGCGCCATATCGGTATAGCCCGAAAAATCGCCGTAGATCTGGAAGGTAAAGGCCAGCGCCGCGACCACCAGCGCGCCGGAGCTGTGCGCCGAGGGATCGTCGAAGATCGGATTGGCGATGATCGCCATATTGTCCGCAATGACGATCTTCTTGAACAGGCCCCACAGGAACAGCATCGCGCCCGAGCGCAGCATCTCGCCCGAAATCGGCAGCACGCTGCGGAACTGCGGCAGCATGTGGTTCGCGCGCTCGATCGGGCCGGCGAGAATCTGCGGGAAATAGGAAAGGAAGGCGGCGAACTCGATCAGGCTCGTCGAGGGTTCCAGCTTGCCGCGCCAGGTATCGACGGTGCGGCCGATCGACTGGAAGGTGTGGAAGGAAATGCCCAGCGGCAGGATGATGTTGAGCGCGACGAAGCCGAGTTCGATGCCGAGCGGCGCGAGCGCTTCCTGCAGGCTTTCCCCGAAGAAGTTCACATATTTGAAGAAGGCGAGGACGGCGAGGTTGACGATCACCGACAGCAGCAGCCAGGCCCAGCGGCGCTTCGCCTCGTCGGCCACGCGGTTGAGTAGCATCACTGAGCCAGCGAACAGCAGGAGAGCGGCAAGCGGCGGCAGCAAAAGCAATGCTGCATCTGCGAAGGCGGTCGCCGCGAAACCCTTGCCGCCGGCCGCGCCGATGATGCAGTGCGCAACGAAACCTGCCAGCGACACGCCGGCAAGAAAGCCCGAACTCTTGATCAGTTGCTCACGGGTGACGCGATGGCCGGCGGCCCCCAGCGCGGTCAGATAATCGAGCGAGGTGGTGAAGGCGAGCAGCGCGAGAAAGCGCACATCCCACCAGCCATAGAAGATGTAAGCCGCGAGGATGAGCAGCAGATTGCGCGCAACCACGTGGCGGCGCACCGCCAGGAAGGCCGGATAGAAGATCGCGAAAAACGCGGCGAAGGTCCACGTGAAGAACAGCATGTCAGCGGGCAACCGCCTTCCTGCCGGAGCGGGCCACCGCCCGATCGTCGCGCTTGGCCGCAGCCATCTTCAACCCCGCCCGTCGTTTGCTGCAGCACCTCTTGCCCATCCCAATCCATCTTGCAATGCAAAATAATGATTGGGTATCTCGCCGCAGACCGGTTTAGCGTCGGGCCGATCGCCTGCCCCCTTATGGGGCATTTGAGGGGGTGAAAATTGACCAAGGCTCGCATGCGCACATGGCTCGGCTGGCTGGCGCTGCTTTCGGGCATCGCCGCGCTCGCCGCCTGGATCCTCGTTTTCAGAATCATTACCTTGCCGTGGGGCAAGCCGGTGACGATCGGCTTCGAGCCCGGCGAGAAGAGCGCCAAGGGTGAATTGCAGCTGGTGTTCGGCGATGCCGACTATGCGCTGCAGGGCTGCTGCGCGGGATCGACCTTCGTCGTGAAGGATACGCGCCGCGGCGGCCAGGTGCGCGGCTTCCGCACCCGCCCCACCGACGCGCATGTGAAGGGCAATTTCCGGTCCGAACTGCGGCTGCGCCCCAATGCCGTCGGCGAGACGGTGTGGTACAGGTCGCGCCTGCTCGTGCCCGCGGACTGGAAGGCCAGCAAGGTACCGGTGATCGCGATGCAATGGCACGGTTCCAAGGATTTCTTCCTGCTCGAGCCCGGCAAATATCCGCCGCTCGACATCAGCATCCGCGGCAATCGCTGGCAGGTCAGCAAGAGCTGGGATCACCGCATCGTGACGGTGAAGGACAAGGCGCTGCCGGGCAATGTCGAGGGCATCGTCGAGATCGGCGAGGCGCCGCTCGTCCGCAACACATGGATGACCTGGGTGATCCGCGTCCACTGGTCCTCCAACGAGGCGGGCCGCACCGAAATCTGGCTGGACGGCAAGAAGATCACCGACGATCGCGGGCCCAACGCGCACCGCGACCTGATCGGGCCTTATATGAAGGCAGGCACCTATGTGCCCAACTGGGGCTATGCTGGCGTCGAGAAGGACATCAAGGAACGCACCCTGCTGTTCGACGATCTCGCGGTCGGCTATGGCGACGATCCGTTCGAGGTGGGCTACCGGCCCGAACGCTGAACCCACCTCGACGCCGGAAGAAAATCCACCGTCATCCCCCGTTTCGGCGCCGCGCCCGGCGGGTCTTCCCCGGTTACGGTGCGTGCTGCGCCTTGGGGCGGTGGCTTCTGCAGGCTGCCGTTCGGATTCGACGGCGGGGCGAGTCGTTGGCGGATCGCCGGCGGTCGCGGTTCGGCAATGCCGCCAACGACTCGCCGCGATCGCAGCGCGCCGGACCGGCACAAGCCGGAATGATTCGCGATTTCGAGAATTGGTCGGGGCGACAGGATTCGAACCTGCGACCCCCACACCCCCAGTGTGATGCGCTACCAGGCTGCGCTACGCCCCGACCGGAGCCGCGCGCTTTAAGGCGGTGCGCGTGTCATGGCAAGCATCTAAGCGCGGCAGCTGCGCCGCTGCCTGTTCTGGATCAACGAAATATTCGATCAGACTGGCCGAAGCTATGCGTTTCCCCAACGTCCTGCGGCGTGTCAAAAAGGCTGCGCCGCTGACCGAAGAGGAGAGACCAGCCATGTCCGACAAGCCACAGATGACGACCAGCGCAGGCAATCCGATTGCCGACAACCAGAATTCGCTGAGCGCGGGGCCGCGCGGCCCGCTGTTGCTGGAGGATTATCAGCTCATCGAGAAGCTGGCCCACCAGAATCGCGAGCGCATTCCCGAACGCGCCGTCCACGCCAAGGGCTGGGGCGCGCATGGCACGTTGAAGATCACCGGTGACATCAGTGCCTACACCAAGGCCAAGGTGCTGCAGCCGGGCGCCGAGACGCCGATGATCGCGCGTTTCTCGACCGTCGCCGGCGAGCTTGGCGCCGCCGATGCCGAGCGCGACGTGCGCGGCTTCGCGCTGAAATTCTACACGCCCGAAGGCAATTGGGATCTGGTGGGCAACAACACCCCCGTTTTCTTCGTGCGCGATCCGCTGAAATTTCCGGACTTCATTCACACGCAAAAGCGCCACCCGCGTACCAACCTGCGGTCGCCGACGGCGATGTGGGATTTCTGGTCGCTCAGTCCCGAATCGCTCCACCAGGTGACGATCCTGATGTCGGACCGCGGGCTACCGACCAGCGTGCGCCACATCAACGGCTATGGCAGCCACACCTACAGCCTGATCAACGCGGCCGGCGAACGTTTCTGGGTGAAGTTCCACTTCAAGACCCAGCAGGGCCACGCGCACTGGACCAATGACGAGGCGGCCGGCGTGGTCGGCCGTACCCGCGAATCGACGCAGGAAGATCTGTACGAGGCGATCGAGGCGGGAAATTTCCCGCGCTGGACGACGCAGGTGCAGATCATGCCCGAGCTCGACGCGGAAAAGACGCCCTACAACCCGTTCGACCTCACCAAGGTATGGCCGCACGCTGATTACCCGCCGATCGACATCGGCACGTTCGAGCTCAACCGCAACCCGGACAATTATTTCGCCGAGATCGAGCAGCTCGCGTTCAGCCCTTCGAACATCGTGCCCGGCATCGGCTTCTCGCCGGACAAGATGCTGCAGGCGCGGATCTTCAGCTATGCCGACGCGCACCGCCACCGCATCGGCACCCATTACGAGGCGCTGCCGGTCAATGCGCCGAAATCCGCCGTCCGCCATTATCACAAGGACGGCGCGATGCGCTTCTTCCCCAACAACCCGCAGCCGGACGCCTATTATGAGCCCAACAGCTTCAGTGGCCCGGTGGAGGATCAGCGCTTCCTCGAGCCGCCGCTGAAGATCTCGGGCGATGCCGCGCGCTACAATCATCGTGACGGCAATGACGATTATGGCCAGCCCCGCGCGCTGTTCGAACTGTTCGACGCGGGCCAGCGCCAGCGGCTGTTTCACAATATCGCGGCCGCCTTCGGCGACACGCCCGACTTCATTGTCGAGCGACAGCTCGGTCATTTCACCCGGGTCCACCCCGATTATGGCGCGGGCGTGCGTGCCGCCTGGGAAGAGGCGAAGCGCACCCATCCGAACCCGTCGATCAGTGCCCCCGAGGATGAGCGGACGCCCGCTGTGGCGAAATAGTCCGCTCGTCCCCCGGATGCCGCCGGCCAACAGCCCCCTCCCCGGCCGGCGGCATCCACCACAGCAAGCGACGGAGTTTGACCTATCCCGTAATGCCGGACGCGGTCGCGAGCCCCAGAAACGCCAGGAAGCCCATCGAGTCGGTCGTCATCGTCACGAACACCGAGGATGAGACCGCAGGGTCGATATCGCGCCGGTCGAGCGCCAGCGGCACCAGCACGCCGGCCAGCCCGGCGATGATGATGTTGGTCATCATCGCCGCCGCGATCACCATCCCCAGCGCCGGATTGGCGAACACCGCCGCCACGCCCACGCCGATCACCACTGCCACGGTCGATCCGTTGAGCAGCGCGATGCGGATCTCTCGCGATATGGTGCGCCAGGTGTTGGACTGGGTGAGCTGGTTGGTGGCGAGCGCGCGCACTGTCACCGCCATGGTCTGCGTACCGGCGTTGCCGCCCACACCCGCGACGATCGGCATCAGCGTGGCGAGCGCCACCATCTGCGCTATCGTGCCTTCGAAGATGGCGATGATCGAAGAGGCGACGAGCGCGGTGCCGAGATTGGCGATCAGCCAGCGCACGCGCGCCTTGTAGCTTTCGAGCACCGGCTCGTTGATGTCGCCGTCGCCCGCGCCGGAGAGCTTGAGGATATCCTCGCCCGCTTCTTCCTGAATGATGTGAACGACGTCGTCGACGGTGATCATGCCGACCAGTCGCCCCAGCGGGTCGATCACCGCGGCGGAGATCAGCGCATATTTCTGGAAGCGTAGCGCCACCTCTTCCTGGTCCATGTCGACCGGGATCAACGTCTGCTCGCGCGCCATCACGTCGGCGACCGCGATCTCGACGGGCGTACGCAGGATCCAGCTGAGCTTGCACGTCCCGATCGGCTTGTGCTGCGCATCGACGACGAAAATCTCCCAGAAGTCGGTGGTGAGATCCTCGTTGGAACGCAGGTAATCGAGGACATTGCCGATCGTCCAATGTTCGGGCACCGCGATCAGGTCGCGCTGCATCAGGCGGCCGGCGGATTCCTCGGGGAAGGAGAGCGCTTCCTCGATCGCCGCGCGATCGTCGGGATCGAGCGCGCGCAACACGGCGCGCTGATCCTCTTCCTCCATGTCCTCGATGATCGCGACCGCGTCGTCGGTATCGAGTTCCGCGGCGATCTCCGCGACCTGCGCGGGGTCCAGTGCGTCGATCAGCCCTTCGCGGACGTGCTCGTTCATCTCCGCGAACACGTCGGCGTCGAGCAGGTCCGAGATCGCGGCCGCCAGCGCCCGGCGCCGTTCGACCGGGGTCAGTTCGAACAGGTCGGCGATGTCGGCGGGGTGGAGCGGCTCCACCAGCGCGCGCGCCGCCTCGGTATCGCCGTCATCGACGTGGCCCAGAACGGCGCTGACGAACTCCGGCTTCATCCGGTCATCCTCGTCGAGGCTCGGTTCGGGGAGCTCGGCGGACGACAGACGGGTCTCGCTCATCCTGATCCTCCCTGGCAGGCCGAACCGCCTCTTTGGCGTGCTGCGAGTGCGAAGGCAATGCTGCGCACGGAGGCCCACCGCGAACGAGACTTCCCACCAACGCCCAAGCCCCTATATCGGCCACCTTCCAAGCACGCAGGAGAGCCAAGTGGCCGAGACTCTGACCTTCACCCTCGATAACGGCAATGAGAAGGATAATGGCGATGTCGTAATCCGCCTCCGTCCGGATCTCGCCCCGGGCCACGTCACCCGCATCGTCGAGCTGGCCAATGAAGGCTTTTACGACGGCGTGATCTTCCACCGCGTGATCGCCGGCTTCATGGCGCAGGGCGGCGATCCCACCGGCACCGGCATGGGAGGCTCCGAGAAGCCAGACCTCAAGGCCGAGTTCAACGCCGAGCCGCACGTCCGCGGCGTCTGCTCGATGGCCCGCTCCTCCAACCCGAACAGCGCCAACAGCCAGTTCTTCATCTGCCTGGCCGACGCGACCTTCCTCGATCGCCAGTACACGGCGTGGGGCGTGGTCGAGAGCGGCATGGAGTTCGTCGACGGCATCCCCAAGGGCGAACCGCCGCGCGCGCCGGGCAAGATCGTCAAGGCGACCGTCGCCTGAGGCCTTTGCTCTCCTCCTCTTCAGAGGATGGGGAGCAAGGGGTGTAGCAGCGAACGGGCGGCTTCGATGGCCGCCCGGGCGCTTCTTCCTGCCCCATCAGCACGCCCTTCCCCAGCCATGCCCACATGGCCGGGGCGGGCCGAGGTCGACGGGCGCCTTGACGCCCCAAGGATGCGCGCCATTGGCGTCCGCCACCGTCACCACCCGGCGCTGGCCGAGATAAATCGCCACCCCGCCGGTCTGCGCCAGCAGGTTGCGGTCGAGCTTCAGCCAGCGCGGCTTGCACCTGCGCGGCAGCCAGCGTTCGCTGACGACGATATCCGCCCCGGCGCAGGCGGCGACCATCTCCTCCACGGGCACGGCATAGGTGCTGCGCGTCGCCAGCAGGCGCCACGTGCCGCCGCCCCGTACCACGTCCACCATGCAGAGATCGGCGTTGCAGCGCGCGCCCGGCAACGCCTCCAGCGCGGTTGGCTCGCCGTCATAACCCGCGGTTTCGGACAAGGTCTGGCGCACATAATCCCCCGCCCGTGCGCGCAGCAGCGCCGGGCGGCCGTCCGAGTCGATCAGCGCGAGATGGCGGCCATCGCCGGTCACCAGCAGGTCCGGCGTGGGGGCGAGCGCCATCCAGAGCAGACCGAGCGCCGCGGGCAGCGCCCCCCACCATCTCCACCGACTTTTCCACAGCCCCATCCACAGCCCGCCCACGACGGACAAGGCCAGCGCAGCGCCGGGCGCAACCGGAAGCGCGGTCACGGCGCCAGGGGCATTGGCGACTGCATGTGCCAGCCACAGCAACACGCGCAACGACTGGCCCGTCAGCCACCAGGCGGGCTTCCCCACACCCCCGATCCCGATCAGCGCACCGACGCCGTCGAGGAGCAGCGCCGCCGCCTCCAGCGGCATGACGACGAAGGTGGTGTGGGGAATCGCGACGATATTGGCGAGCGCGCCGTAAAGCCCCGAGCGGTGGAAATGGAACAGCGCGATCGGCGCCAGCGCGATCTCAACCACCAATCCGGTGAGCAACAGCGATCCCAACCCGCGCAGCAATCGCGCGCCCCGGCCCTCCTCGCGCCGCTCGAACCAGCCGCGCACCCGCGGATGTTCGTGCAGTGCGACGATTGCGGTGATCGCTGCGAAACTGAGCTGGAAGCTTGGGCCTGCGATCGCCTCGGGCCAGAGCAGCAGCACGATCAGCGCGCCCGCGGCGACCAGCCGCAACGTCACCGCCTCCCGCCCCAGCGCGATCGCCAGCGCGATCAGCAGCGCCGCAACGAGCGAGCGGATCGTGGGAATCTCCGCGCCCGACAGCCAGGTATAGCCGCATGCGGCCAGCGCGCCGGCTGCC
The window above is part of the Sphingomonas sanxanigenens DSM 19645 = NX02 genome. Proteins encoded here:
- a CDS encoding glycosyltransferase; translation: MNQLLSVIIPHYNDVDNLVRCIAMLQRQSVGTDRFEIVVADNNSPIGIGAVRFAVGDSARVIEAPEQGAGPARNAAVAASRGEILAFIDSDCRPQPDWLERGIAALTNADVVGGRVDIVAADPARPNPIEAFEKATAFPIRDYVERKSFAVTANLFVTRAVFDKVGTFRSTVAEDMDWCRRAVALGYRLVYADDVAMAHPARATWAELSRKWRRTTAETFALTMERPGGRGRWIAQCVLVLVSIAPHGAKLLVTPKLAGAGARAGAVATLARIRWFRFTQGLALLAGRN
- a CDS encoding SGNH/GDSL hydrolase family protein, with protein sequence MLFRVAATIVGLGVWTLIVGEIFLRIFAPQAIMPRYITGTPYGVRGNIPGAVYAHSTPDVFVEYRINAEGMRDDRNFPTTKPAGTCRVAMMGDSYFVGYELDLPQTLQARIEAGLKAAGYRTEVLNFAVSGFGTAEHLRTYQAKVRGFDPDLVLMQWQVTDYDDNSRAGLFKLEGDRLVKGADTYLPAVAAQDKLMKFAPYRLLADHSHLYNFAREQIGWRVKQLTAFFAKREAGPAENEVEQNTYVINQAQVDLAAALLRAARAEAAKDGAATIVVDIPNRTPDRVFSSSYDLMPADVKRDLPAVSAIPQFRAAARDPAAQLFFKNGARHLTPLGADLLARATVKRIVESGVLKDCRG
- a CDS encoding MBOAT family O-acyltransferase, with the translated sequence MPADMLFFTWTFAAFFAIFYPAFLAVRRHVVARNLLLILAAYIFYGWWDVRFLALLAFTTSLDYLTALGAAGHRVTREQLIKSSGFLAGVSLAGFVAHCIIGAAGGKGFAATAFADAALLLLPPLAALLLFAGSVMLLNRVADEAKRRWAWLLLSVIVNLAVLAFFKYVNFFGESLQEALAPLGIELGFVALNIILPLGISFHTFQSIGRTVDTWRGKLEPSTSLIEFAAFLSYFPQILAGPIERANHMLPQFRSVLPISGEMLRSGAMLFLWGLFKKIVIADNMAIIANPIFDDPSAHSSGALVVAALAFTFQIYGDFSGYTDMARGIARLMGFELWLNFNLPYFSRTPSEFWTRWHISLSQWLRDYLYISLGGNRAGNLKTYRNMMVTMLLGGLWHGAAWTFVFWGFLHGAVQVVYRALRLDDIVKAANEAGGVRALVTNLIAWAAWIPMMVITWIYFRAESMAEGNAIVAGIFRFDNLADGAWSRWAFYAVPLMLIECGLRFATPREAYARSPFIVRYTGVVALVFSVIVLTAPAGQEFIYFDF
- a CDS encoding polysaccharide lyase; protein product: MTKARMRTWLGWLALLSGIAALAAWILVFRIITLPWGKPVTIGFEPGEKSAKGELQLVFGDADYALQGCCAGSTFVVKDTRRGGQVRGFRTRPTDAHVKGNFRSELRLRPNAVGETVWYRSRLLVPADWKASKVPVIAMQWHGSKDFFLLEPGKYPPLDISIRGNRWQVSKSWDHRIVTVKDKALPGNVEGIVEIGEAPLVRNTWMTWVIRVHWSSNEAGRTEIWLDGKKITDDRGPNAHRDLIGPYMKAGTYVPNWGYAGVEKDIKERTLLFDDLAVGYGDDPFEVGYRPER
- a CDS encoding catalase, which translates into the protein MSDKPQMTTSAGNPIADNQNSLSAGPRGPLLLEDYQLIEKLAHQNRERIPERAVHAKGWGAHGTLKITGDISAYTKAKVLQPGAETPMIARFSTVAGELGAADAERDVRGFALKFYTPEGNWDLVGNNTPVFFVRDPLKFPDFIHTQKRHPRTNLRSPTAMWDFWSLSPESLHQVTILMSDRGLPTSVRHINGYGSHTYSLINAAGERFWVKFHFKTQQGHAHWTNDEAAGVVGRTRESTQEDLYEAIEAGNFPRWTTQVQIMPELDAEKTPYNPFDLTKVWPHADYPPIDIGTFELNRNPDNYFAEIEQLAFSPSNIVPGIGFSPDKMLQARIFSYADAHRHRIGTHYEALPVNAPKSAVRHYHKDGAMRFFPNNPQPDAYYEPNSFSGPVEDQRFLEPPLKISGDAARYNHRDGNDDYGQPRALFELFDAGQRQRLFHNIAAAFGDTPDFIVERQLGHFTRVHPDYGAGVRAAWEEAKRTHPNPSISAPEDERTPAVAK
- the mgtE gene encoding magnesium transporter; translation: MSETRLSSAELPEPSLDEDDRMKPEFVSAVLGHVDDGDTEAARALVEPLHPADIADLFELTPVERRRALAAAISDLLDADVFAEMNEHVREGLIDALDPAQVAEIAAELDTDDAVAIIEDMEEEDQRAVLRALDPDDRAAIEEALSFPEESAGRLMQRDLIAVPEHWTIGNVLDYLRSNEDLTTDFWEIFVVDAQHKPIGTCKLSWILRTPVEIAVADVMAREQTLIPVDMDQEEVALRFQKYALISAAVIDPLGRLVGMITVDDVVHIIQEEAGEDILKLSGAGDGDINEPVLESYKARVRWLIANLGTALVASSIIAIFEGTIAQMVALATLMPIVAGVGGNAGTQTMAVTVRALATNQLTQSNTWRTISREIRIALLNGSTVAVVIGVGVAAVFANPALGMVIAAAMMTNIIIAGLAGVLVPLALDRRDIDPAVSSSVFVTMTTDSMGFLAFLGLATASGITG
- a CDS encoding peptidylprolyl isomerase; this encodes MAETLTFTLDNGNEKDNGDVVIRLRPDLAPGHVTRIVELANEGFYDGVIFHRVIAGFMAQGGDPTGTGMGGSEKPDLKAEFNAEPHVRGVCSMARSSNPNSANSQFFICLADATFLDRQYTAWGVVESGMEFVDGIPKGEPPRAPGKIVKATVA
- a CDS encoding ComEC/Rec2 family competence protein — its product is MNLAAAFEAAFNSLEQKLFLERDQLALWLPVALGGGIAAWFALPGMLAWSAWIAAAGGLAAAGLALGAGSRIGRALLVAGVLAAMGCALVWARAEWRAAPVLGRPTVTTVTGMIERAQPLPARDVVRLTLATGGAGGLPPRVRVSVPEDQAVPMFRAGERVTLRARLVPPPSAAVPGAYDYARVAWFDGIGATGSVLGSVTRLSPPTDGRMPTRDRLSAHIRAQLPAAEGGIAAALATGDQGAIPDEDAEAMRRSGLAHLLSISGLHITAMFAGVSLLVLRLLALSPWLALRAPLLLVATAAGALAACGYTWLSGAEIPTIRSLVAALLIALAIALGREAVTLRLVAAGALIVLLLWPEAIAGPSFQLSFAAITAIVALHEHPRVRGWFERREEGRGARLLRGLGSLLLTGLVVEIALAPIALFHFHRSGLYGALANIVAIPHTTFVVMPLEAAALLLDGVGALIGIGGVGKPAWWLTGQSLRVLLWLAHAVANAPGAVTALPVAPGAALALSVVGGLWMGLWKSRWRWWGALPAALGLLWMALAPTPDLLVTGDGRHLALIDSDGRPALLRARAGDYVRQTLSETAGYDGEPTALEALPGARCNADLCMVDVVRGGGTWRLLATRSTYAVPVEEMVAACAGADIVVSERWLPRRCKPRWLKLDRNLLAQTGGVAIYLGQRRVVTVADANGAHPWGVKAPVDLGPPRPCGHGWGRAC